The following coding sequences lie in one Zingiber officinale cultivar Zhangliang chromosome 2B, Zo_v1.1, whole genome shotgun sequence genomic window:
- the LOC122049564 gene encoding uncharacterized protein LOC122049564, translating into MKISPYPTKFIYINDIAATSPHVSIRRSIHLHPIPPLFSFQAIPHSTSSILPHKPKLTTDSASMDHFLRHHRRRLVLFLFLAGVLSVGTMAKERRPLARAVVRPSSRNRLLLVGSSPPACLGRCRGCAPCRAVLVVIHPGSVPPENYYPQAWRCECHNKLFQP; encoded by the exons ATGAAAATATCACCATATCCAACCAAGTTCATATATATTAATGACATCGCTGCCACTTCGCCGCACGTTTCCATTCGGAGATCCATCCATCTCCATCCAATTCCGCCTCTCTTCAGTTTTCAAGCAATCCCCCACTCCACTTCTTCGATTCTGCCACACAAACCGAAACTCACCACCGATAGCGCTTCCATGGATCACTTCCTCCGCCACCATCGCCGCCGGCTCgtgctcttcctcttcctcgccgGAGTTCTTT CGGTCGGGACGATGGCGAAAGAAAGAAGGCCCCTCGCCCGCGCCGTCGTCCGACCTTCTTCCCGAAATAGGCTGCTGCTCGTTGGTTCCTCCCCTCCGGCTTGCCTCGGCCGGTGCCGGGGCTGTGCGCCGTGCCGCGCGGTGCTCGTCGTGATCCACCCTGGCAGCGTTCCTCCGGAGAATTACTACCCGCAGGCCTGGCGATGCGAGTGCCACAACAAGCTCTTCCAACCGTAA
- the LOC122047333 gene encoding protein WVD2-like 4 encodes MESGDGVEMELSKGTPETSPEANGFSSQINKENEIVENGADAVPASSGSEDTSKVEVPDFSRDSHEVSESARENNGSLNPIKKGGSDECSQFKKTKKNFGLLNGSVGELNEKRKALLQSSSFPSKGSLNTTTLTRQTRIASSKTNGHLTAKTTTSSVQKTLAVNKGSGEVIISDKSARNGTSIKDGKSYDIKEKLSDSSLSTKNDEDAHSNASSTTPRAIKGTGCGFNFRLDERAEKRKEFFMKLEEKNHAKELEKTNLDAKSQENQEAEIRRLRKSLNFKATPMPSFYQEPTPPKIELKKIPPTRPKSPKLGRRKSSTTATDNPLEAVDSSENSTKSNDISATSKGNANAMASKNPKPKTLAKLPSPKSTTTRSDTKSSAADKHASDQKPMVEVLQIENHAITSSLEDKTEGDKAVANLAESEIVPQQVSVLG; translated from the exons ATGGAATCTGGTGATGGAGTTGAAATGGAGCTTAGTAAAGGAACTCCGGAAACATCTCCAGAGGCCAATGGATTTAGTTCTCAGATAAATAAGGAGAATGAAATTGTCGAAAACGGTGCTGATGCTGTTCCTGCAAGCAGTGGCTCCGAGGACACCTCAAAAGTCGAAGTCCCTGATTTCTCCAGAGACAGCCACGAAGTTTCTGAATCTGCGAGAGAAAACAACGGATCATTAAATCCCATCAAG AAAGGTGGATCTGACGAATGTAGTCAATTCAAGAAGACAAAGAAAAATTTCGGACTTCTGAATGGTTCTGTAGGTGAACTGAACGAGAAAAGGAAGGCTCTTTTACAGAGTTCGTCCTTTCCGTCTAAAGGGTCCCTTAACACCACTACTTTAACAAGGCAGACTAGAATTGCATCGTCAAAAACAAATG GGCACCTTACTGCTAAGACGACCACATCAAGTGTTCAGAAAACATTG GCTGTGAACAAAGGCTCAGGAGAGGTGATTATTAGTGACAAATCTGCTAGGAATGGTACTTCTATAAAAGATGGAAA GTCCTATGATATCAAGGAAAAACTCTCAGATAGCTCATTGTCAACCAAAAACGATGAAGATGCCCACTCCAATGCCTC AAGTACAACACCACGTGCAATAAAGGGTACTGGTTGTGGTTTTAATTTTAGGTTGGATGAGCGTGCTGAGAAACGCAAAGAG TTTTTCATGAAGCTTGAAGAGAAGAATCATGCAAAAGAACTTGAAAAGACCAACTTGGATGCAAAATCTCAG GAAAATCAAGAGGCTGAGATCAGACGATTGAGGAAGAGCTTGAACTTCAAAGCCACTCCAATGCCAAGCTTTTATCAAGAACCTACTCCTCCAAAAATCGAACTGAAGAAG ATCCCTCCGACACGACCCAAGTCGCCTAAACTCGGGCGTCGCAAATCATCCACTACAGCCACCGACAATCCTTTGGAAGCTGTCGACTCAAGTGAGAACTCAACCAAATCGAATGACATCTCCGCAACCAGCAAGGGGAATGCAAATGCTATGGCTTCCAAAAACCCAAAGCCGAAGACACTCGCCAAGCTTCCATCTCCCAAGTCGACAACCACAAGGTCCGACACAAAATCCAGTGCGGCAGACAAACATGCATCAGACCAAAAGCCTATGGTCGAGGTACTTCAGATCGAGAACCACGCAATCACATCATCTCTCGAGGACAAAACTGAGGGAGATAAGGCAGTGGCCAACCTCGCTGAATCTGAAATAGTGCCCCAGCAAGTTTCTGTGCTTGGGTAA
- the LOC122049565 gene encoding myosin-binding protein 7-like, giving the protein MRRRRPAIALCDRLDIPAESMAIPDGGGDDFDVLRCSTPLTVSWHRCLKRKLDERDSGARCLSFFTGEDGGNENGFARVDIENEAAALREALASHKQSVEKLLAELEEERNASSSAATEAMSMIIRLQREKAEAQMEARQFRRLADEKMAHDQQEIAVLQDLLFKRDQTVEALNCEVQAYRHRLLSYGIGVDDGDEPPSEPQTPDTATTTPTRAAAGSQFDALSRDYPALRCADDSAADLDKYNSGEIPCAADSPRGPFRPRIHQFERVQSGSFRSFKDKGVVVRQSSRRWSSHVRSFSYGSFSSGLEFPVDDASDCGARDDISDRVYTVDAVHGATEDYVSTPRELHGKSGIEDEAQEAEFKRLYLRLQALEADRESMRQSSISMGTDKAQITLLKEIAQQMCKEVATERKVVKRSSSIKKSSSLMSTVKNVISIVLWRKRSSRVKFTFGLSSNNAGLVLLLEKSSPRLRHKRLLTKAQGSGMSPKHRVLTT; this is encoded by the exons ATGCGGCGGCGGCGCCCTGCAATCGCCCTCTGTGATCGCCTCGACATCCCCGCCGAATCCATGGCGATTCCAGACGGAGGAGGAGATGATTTTGACGTATTACGATGCTCCACCCCTCTCACCGTCTCCTGGCATCGCTGCCTCAAGCGGAAGCTGGACGAGAGGGACTCAGGTGCCCGTTGCCTCTCTTTCTTCACCGGCGAAGACGGTGGCAACGAGAATGGGTTTGCTAGGGTTGACATAGAGAACGAGGCGGCGGCCCTGAGGGAGGCACTAGCCAGCCACAAGCAGTCCGTTGAGAAGCTCCTCGCAGAGCTGGAGGAGGAGCGGAACGCCTCATCGTCTGCGGCCACCGAAGCGATGTCAATGATTATCCGGCTCCAGCGCGAGAAGGCGGAGGCGCAGATGGAGGCGCGCCAGTTCCGCCGTCTCGCCGATGAGAAGATGGCCCATGACCAACAGGAGATCGCCGTCCTCCAGGATCTCCTCTTCAAGCGCGACCAGACCGTGGAAGCCCTAAATTGTGAGGTCCAGGCATACCGCCATCGCCTCCTCAGCTATGGCATCGGCGTCGACGACGGTGACGAGCCTCCCTCTGAGCCGCAGACACCTGACACTGCCACCACAACGCCCACCCGCGCTGCTGCCGGCTCCCAATTCGATGCCCTCTCTCGTGACTATCCGGCATTGCGGTGCGCCGATGATTCCGCCGCCGACCTCGACAAGTACAACTCTGGAGAGATCCCCTGCGCCGCTGATTCACCCCGCGGGCCGTTTCGCCCGCGCATTCACCAGTTCGAGCGGGTGCAAAGCGGCAGCTTTCGCAGTTTCAAGGACAAAGGCGTCGTGGTGAGGCAGTCCTCGCGTCGGTGGTCGAGCCATGTCAGGAGCTTCTCCTACGGAAGCTTCAGCTCTGGCCTGGAATTCCCAGTCGACGACGCATCCGACTGTGGCGCGAGAGACGACATCAGCGACAGAGTCTACACCGTGGACGCTGTGCACGGAGCGACAGAGGACTACGTGAGCACGCCGAGGGAGCTCCATGGCAAAAGTGGAATCGAGGATGAAGCGCAAGAAGCGGAATTTAAGAGACTTTACTTGAGGCTGCAGGCCCTCGAGGCGGATAGAGAGTCGATGCGGCAGAGTTCGATCTCCATGGGCACGGACAAAGCTCAAATTACACTTCTGAAAGAGATCGCGCAACAAATGTGCAAAGAAGTGGCAACTGAAAGAAAGGTGGTGAAGAGGTCGTCTTCCATCAAGAAGTCCTCTTCACTTATGTCAACGGTTAAG AATGTCATCTCAATTGTTTTGTGGAGGAAAAGGTCATCTCGTGTCAA ATTTACGTTTGGGTTATCGTCAAACAATGCCGGattagtactactcttggaaaaATCTTCTCCCCGTTTGAGGCACAAGAGGCTCCTCACAAAAGCACAGGGCTCAGGGATGAGTCCTAAGCATCGGGTGCTCACAACCTAA